Genomic DNA from Puntigrus tetrazona isolate hp1 chromosome 6, ASM1883169v1, whole genome shotgun sequence:
GACCTTTTCCAGTCACGAGTCCCAGTAATAAGCCATCTCCTCTAGACTACCTCCCCACACTTTTAAAACTCCCACAGTAGTTTCTGCACTGAAAGAGGTAAAAATATGATTGTGTTTTTAACCTCAGtgaaataacactttatttacagtTGCACTTTGTGTagatatatatactaatatgattttatattttaaagggaATTATTATATAGAGTATAACAGTGTGATACgattattttaagtaaagcattttcttttttatataaatgtattttaataaaatgagttGAGCAGATACAGTACGACACTGGTTGTTAATATGTATGGGTTACAGCTGTGTCTTACAGGACCAGTTgtctgtaaaatgtaatttcacttAATTAAACTGCCTTCAGATTATATGAGAATGTCAAAATTTGATTTGGAATGTCGACTCAGCTTTGGAATGTTGAGGAATGAGGAATTTTTCCCAGCTTGACATTAAGCTACTAAATTATCTATATTGTCCCCTCCATGGCTTTCTTGTTTACGGAAATGTTGTCATTGACTTGATTGTACATGTTATCTTAATGCTGGGATGTGCTCAAAGAGAATGTCTGTTTCACTCTAataaattttagattttctgaATGAGATAAACCTGCTAAGagttgtgtgcatgtgttctTTCGGGTTTCTCAACAAATGGTcgtatgtgttttatttttaatttggggTGTATATGCGTTGAACgttatttatttcacaactaCAGTTCTTTACTTAAGCATGCGTAATGAGATCTGAAAACTGATCTTGCGCAGAATTTTGTAACTGACAAAAGCTTTAATTATAGGTATTTTCTGGATAATAAATggataacactttacaataaggttcattaattaacaatattaGTTAACATGAGTTATGAATGATCAgtacttctaaagcatttattaatcttagttaatttcagcatttactaatgcataattaaaatcacaagttgtgtttgttaagaTAAGTTAGTCCACTGTGTACTAATATGCACTAtcaattaattattgtatttttatgaattaacgttaacaaaaatgatcaattctttaataaatgtattactcactgtttgttaacaaatgacaccttattataaagtgtaaccaataaATGAATGTGTATACATAACCTATCATTAAATTTTGTAATATTCTCTTAGTTATTTCAGTTATCATCGTCACCATAACctgattttttatttcatatcacacaaaatatttaatatcctaTTTATCAAACAATAACTGTCTGATTGTAAATGATAGCCTACAGCTTATTACACAGCCACTCACCAAATGGAGATGGAAATTTGTGCATAAATCTTTGAGTTAAAAGTATTTCAATCGTTTACATTctgtttaagatatttttcctttaaaaaagatattaagatatttttcattaaaaaaatgtaatgtgccTCTCAACAACAGAGTGGTCGTAGGTCTATAATTATTACACTGtacagcttttaaaatattatttttatatggtaTCTGTTTTATTGACCCTTGCTAACTATAAATTGTGCAAGAGTTCAACTGTACTGATCAAATCTAGAGCTGACAGGATGCGACAGTGACACGCAAGAAATGCCTGAAAAGATACATGACCACCACAGTATAAAGATGGCATATACAAATATGTGGATATTTTTAAACATCCTGACTTCTCTGCACTACCTCACGAAAGGTAAGACTCCTTACTTAATTAAGGTGCAGTTAATTAATTGTACGTTTACCATGAATTCtaaatgttttcacaaataCAATTAACCCGGTACAGCATGACATATGAAACTAAATCTGAGGGGGAAAATTCGGGGGTTTTGTTTTATCACTTTGGACACTcacagttttcttaaaaaaaaaagaaaaaaaaaaaagtttaggtgtttatattaaactattactaacaaaaatgttattattatacgtTTACGTATCACTTATGATTTAACAGCAACTAAAGTGCTCCGGAAAAGGATTGTGTTTGTGTAacagatattttagatattgaTCATGTGAACAATTTAGAGGCCTTAGAAATTTAAACTTATAAGTCTCATACAGGTTTTATAGTGTAAGTATATCATGTCTGTTTCCTTCAGCCTGTACTCCATCATACAGCGATTCGATACAGATAACAGCTTTCTCAGGAGGGTCTGTGCTGCTGCCCTGCTCCTGTACCGACCCACAGGACAAGCCCAAAAGCGTCTTCTGGGAATCCAACAGCAAAAGAGCTTCTAAAGATCGCATTTATACCGATATATATAGTGTGTTTGAGCTGTACAGTGGCAGAATTACACTGTTTAATCAGACTTCACCTGGAAACGTCTCGCTGCTTCTGTCAGACCTGACCAAAGATGATCAGGGATCGTATGTCTGTTTGTTAGATAAAACATCCAGATTCTATAATGTCACCATCGAAGGTAAGCATTCAGTCTCTGGTacaattttttactttatcaTTTTAGAACACTGACGAATAGTCAATAACACCATGGGTGCaataattggattttttttctagattttaGATAGGAAAAAAGGTACTTTAGTAGAAGATAATCAAATGGGTTTCAATATGGATGTATATGCATACACTTAATATATGTCTGTAAAGCTTTCACCAACACTTTTATAACTAGGCCaaagacaaacaacaacaaaacataaatgaataaataaaaaaagaatcagcTGATATTGTCCACATTGCCTCCAGCAAGATCCTAGACTTGTTTCTCCCTTTCAGTTTTGAAgaaacatactgtatttttatcagaAATCCCTTAAAGCAGAACTGTTGGTCACACACTGAGCAGTATGCAGTTCCCTTGTGAGCttgtattttttggtttttcatataaaacatgaaatccCAGTCATGACACTATTTAGCCTCTGGTAAGTTTTTAACGATATTTGTGAAgttaaatgtaaagcaaaacACTACAGTATATACATTGTTCACAACTAAAACTTCCAGAAAAGATTAAGCAGTAGGCCTAATGCGTAGAGCGTGCTTATGCGTAAAATTTGCACTGTTTTCCTTCATTAGAGAGATGTGTAGATACAGCATCTTCTAAACCGAGTCTCAGCAGTGTGTGGATCTTTGTGCTGTTCATTGTAATATCAGCAGGAGGAGCCGCTGCCATTTGCTCCATTAGAGGTGagcacacacgcatacataagTCACAAATACATTTCCATTAGCATGTTTTAATTCAGATGATTACTGTTTCTACAGCTcacagaaaagcaaaaacagagtCTGGAGAAATAAATGGAGAAAACAATTTGGTAAGTCTCAATGCACAACTAACAAGATAATATGTTGGCCAGTTTTTAAGTATCTTTCTTAATCTTTAGGACGATTCAACATACTGTACTCTGCAGAAAAAATATGATGCTGAGGAAATGTATGGAACTATCGGGAACAGATCAAAGCAATAGTAGAATGTCAGGTTTGCTGTGAAATTTGCCTTAATAAACCCTGTTTGCAACTCAACATTAAATAACTAattgattgtttaaaaaagcatttgctaAATACACACATGTGAATGTTACGCTTCTGTTATATTGTACATTTACGCATTTATACAATTCCAGACATTCACTGAGTATTTCTGTTGACAGAACAAGAAGTCATGttgtattgcattattttttttacgttctCTTGGCGTCATTTAGGTCTATTACAATATTATCATGtccaaaattaaaaaggaaagcaCATTCCTTACGTTAGTTAATTTATGTTAGGTATTTATCTGCTTTACAAACATctgatttacaaacaaacaaaacatgattaGCCATGGTATCATTTCATACAGCAGGTTTGGTCTCTAAAAAAAAAGGCCTGCCCTCGGAGGCGTGGCGGAATAAACATTCCTAAGCATGCAGAGCATTGCGCTATAGCTTCTACTTCTCACAGTGACAAGCAGCATTTCAACTAGTTTAAAACTCACAAAATGGCAGAGGCAGCTAGATGTGTAAGTATGAATTCTTGactattcatatttatatttaacatttcgactcaaaactcaaaatggaaacatatttttgtttgaattttatttacGTTTTAATTGAAcgttgtaaataaatgaaacatcgCACAGTCACAATTTTGTCCAAGAACATAGGACACATATTTCTAAAAGGTTTGTCATGATTTGACTGATTTTTGAGACACGATGGCACAAAACACGTCCAGCAATTGTAACTGTTaataggtttaaaaataaaaatattttcagttgtaaatgttaataacaGAATGGATTTATAAGTAGTATTTTTCATAAGTaggaaaatgtatgtaaaataataatctggGAATGTATTTAAAGCTGATACAAGAGAGATCTTACATCCTCATGTTTCCAGTATTCCTTCCATGGGAGAGTAAACGATCGCAAGCATCCTGAAGTCAGCCATGACGGACACATTAGCATCGAAGATCTGAGAATAGCACTTCAGGATGATACTAATGTGACGCAAATACGCCGTGACTTTGAAGGACTGGGAAGACGCTATGAACTAAAAATACTTGATAATTTGACTAATAACATCCCAAAGTATCCAACCCCCATCGAATTTCACATCTCAGAGGTGACTCATGTCACCAACAATGATGATCTTTCGAAAATCATGTGGTCAGGGGGATTCAAGGCTCATGAGAAGTTCTCGTGGTGGAGTCTGAAGATCGATGAGGGGAGTATAAGAGCAGCTGAAGAGCATTATTTAAAGAAGGTGTTCCCAAACAGATCCcaagaggaaaaagaaagacaaaagccAGAATTCCTGAACAAATTCACAACATCACCTGCGTTCCACACTGACAAATCACGCTACGGCAACTTTCGCTTCACATTTTCTCTAAAAGAACTGATGGAAACATACAAGGAGCAGATGTGTGGAGGCCAAGACCCAGTTCTCAGGGAATATAAGACAGTGTTTTACAAGCAGGAGATCATGTATGTTGTTCTTGTTCACAGCCCTAAAAACAATGAGAGCTTTGAGAATTTCCCAAAGATTGAAAAAAGCTCATTTGTAGATTACGAGGAAAATCTAATTGTATGGAAAGCACAAGCCATTAGTGATGCCATCAGATTTAAACTGGTACTGAatacaaaagacagaaaagcgGAGGTTGAACTTGTGTCCGAGTCTGGCCGCTATTACGTATGGGATCATGTTAGCCTAGCATTTCATTTCGATGATGTATTACGGTTCCCTCAAGAAACCCTTCAAAAGAGCATCACCTGCTGTAAATTAGATACAATTAATCTTGCAAAAGGAAGAACCTGCTCCTCCCTTGAAGAAGCACAAGAAATACTTTCTAAATATTTGGTGTAAAAACAACTTGCATTCaaaaattgctagtaaatttcacaaacaataagagcattttggttttaaagtAGCAAAGAGGAAATAGTGTTTTCTTGCAAACGTACTCCATTGGTCCAATTTgtttacaacaaataaaatatttatttacagcgtAGTCATAAAAGAACAGTGGAAGCAAACACACCAGGACAGATTAATATTTACagcttaatattatatattttctctcttttgatcCGATATAAATAATTCCTTAATTGTAATTACATGATCAGCTGTTTTCAAGaattttttctattctatttgtGTATTCTATTTTTCTATGTGGTGTGCAGTATTGCTTTCTTCTCcctgttttttacttttaccaATATTTATTcctatattacatattattttttgcaatatgaaatattaattactatataattttattattaccttGTGGTAATTTATGAACCTTTTGAATAAACCACCTATCAGAAAGTCTATAGATTTTCGACGATTTTGTATGTTACACCATTCTGACATTAAACTCTCCACATTTAAACTCTATATAATGTGCTCATGTTGATGAcaactttcaaaaacacaaactcaCTTTTTTTGGTGTAGCCATCACCTCAGTCGTTTGCTCAGTGTTGCTTAGAAACAGTCAtggtttttattgctttattgcaAACTCACACAGGACAAAGTTCACCAAATCTGTAGCCTAATCTAGAATTGTGGAACTGAAAGTTACATCGGTTTTTAAATTAGACTGGAGAAGAATAAGTACAATCAAATTAAAAGGGACTAGTGATGAAAAAGATTTCAGAATAAAGAGAAAACTCTGATAATTTGAAAATAAgcatctgcttttttttaagcggccttgaaaaaaaatttgatgACATCAGCAGGTTTATTGTTATGATCTACAGCgtgtttgtttcattcattctgAGTACATGTTTCTGCAAGCTTCCAGATGCTGAGAGTAGAGCTCAGCAAACTCCTTCGCTGTGTTCAGCTGTAGTTCACTCCAGTCAACCAGGAAGTTCTTCAGCACATTCACGCGGGAGCTATTGAAACGCTCGATCTGCAACACATTAGTCCAATAATTATACTTTATTCTCTGTAAATTATCATGTGGAAAACTGACGTGACCTTGTGACGTGACTTCTGATTACGTTCAGATCAAAAAGTCATGTCATCAGGTTTTTCAAATTTCTGGAAACTCTGGAAACATATTTAGCAGATAATCTTGACTGGATTCACATTAGACACTATATTTACCTCTTGTTTAGCCACAGATGAGATCAGGTTGAACTCTTTCTCAACTGCTTTTTGAAATGCTTCCATCTACAGTATTTGATACAGAAAGACTGTATTTGCATCTGAATTTACCAAATAAACATGACGTGAACACTTCCGTGTGGATGTGTTTGTAGATTAACACATACCACTTCTCTTTTATTGGCCTTGGCTTTTTCTGTACTCTTCTTAACTGTTTCCAGTTCTATCAGTTTACAGGTTCTTCTGAAGAGCATCTCCTGTAACAACACAAGCAGAAATGGATAGTTATCAAAACAGTCTTGAcacaatattaatttcattttattcaaacctGCTTATAATATACAAGTGGTTTGGACACATCTGACTGAATTTGTTTAGAGGCTTATGTTTAagtttttaataacaatttttgTGACAAAGTGTAGgaattttgtttagtttgattaagCAGAGTACAGTCTAGCTGCAGAGAGATTTTCACTGTACTCTGCCTGTCTGTGTTCAAGACAGAATAAACcttaaaccataaaaacatttccattgcTTGAAATAAacgt
This window encodes:
- the LOC122347196 gene encoding polymeric immunoglobulin receptor-like, whose translation is MAYTNMWIFLNILTSLHYLTKACTPSYSDSIQITAFSGGSVLLPCSCTDPQDKPKSVFWESNSKRASKDRIYTDIYSVFELYSGRITLFNQTSPGNVSLLLSDLTKDDQGSYVCLLDKTSRFYNVTIEERCVDTASSKPSLSSVWIFVLFIVISAGGAAAICSIRAHRKAKTESGEINGENNLDDSTYCTLQKKYDAEEMYGTIGNRSKQ